The following are encoded in a window of Flavobacterium cupriresistens genomic DNA:
- a CDS encoding GyrI-like domain-containing protein: MEARIEIAAEKKLIGKYIAMSFLDNKTFQLWSSFMPHHKEIKNKIGTDLYSLEVFPVGYFNEFDPKNDFEKWAAVEVSNFSEIPSGMEDLVIPSGLYAVFIHEGENTKAHKTYHSIFVEWLPNSTYTVDDRPHFAIMGEKYKKDDPNSEEEIWIPIKNKI; this comes from the coding sequence ATGGAAGCCAGAATTGAAATTGCAGCAGAAAAGAAACTCATCGGAAAATACATTGCCATGTCTTTCCTGGACAATAAAACCTTTCAGTTGTGGTCGTCTTTCATGCCGCATCACAAAGAAATAAAAAACAAAATTGGAACTGATTTGTATTCGTTGGAAGTTTTCCCCGTCGGTTATTTTAATGAATTTGACCCCAAAAATGATTTTGAAAAATGGGCAGCGGTTGAAGTTTCTAATTTCAGTGAAATACCGTCAGGAATGGAAGATCTCGTCATTCCTTCCGGACTATATGCTGTTTTTATTCATGAAGGAGAAAATACAAAAGCCCATAAAACCTATCATTCTATATTTGTAGAGTGGTTACCAAACTCGACTTACACGGTTGACGATCGCCCGCATTTTGCCATAATGGGAGAAAAGTATAAAAAAGACGATCCGAATTCGGAAGAAGAAATCTGGATTCCAATAAAAAATAAAATTTAG
- a CDS encoding alpha/beta hydrolase, whose amino-acid sequence MIRLFFFFIFLGTISSSNAQESTASKNVSTFTIEAPQLKTTKKIWIYLPENYSTSIKKKYPVLYMHDAQNLFDSKTSYAGEWNVDEKLDSLKAQVIVIGIEHGNDKRTDELTPYKNEKYGGGNADNYLEFIVKTLKPYIDKEYRTKPDAKNTTIMGSSLGGLVSYYAAFQYPKVFGKVGVFSPSFWFSNDIYTLTEKAPKIKTKFYFLCGDNEDEDMVKDMTKMERLLDKNRCYCLHLTRSKIVKGGQHNEKLWRDNFVTAFLWLN is encoded by the coding sequence ATGATTCGGCTATTCTTCTTTTTCATTTTCCTTGGGACAATCTCTAGCAGTAATGCGCAAGAAAGCACGGCATCAAAAAATGTTTCGACTTTCACGATTGAAGCTCCTCAGCTAAAAACCACCAAAAAAATATGGATTTACTTACCTGAAAATTATTCCACTTCAATAAAGAAAAAATATCCGGTACTCTACATGCATGATGCTCAAAATTTGTTTGACTCCAAAACTTCCTACGCAGGAGAATGGAATGTCGACGAAAAACTGGACAGCCTAAAAGCCCAAGTGATTGTTATTGGAATTGAACATGGAAATGACAAACGAACAGACGAGCTAACGCCTTATAAAAATGAAAAGTATGGAGGCGGAAATGCCGATAATTACCTTGAATTTATCGTTAAAACCCTAAAACCATATATAGATAAAGAGTACAGAACCAAGCCCGATGCTAAAAACACCACTATTATGGGAAGCTCCCTTGGTGGATTGGTTTCGTATTATGCGGCATTCCAATATCCGAAGGTGTTTGGGAAAGTAGGCGTTTTTTCACCTTCCTTTTGGTTTTCGAACGACATTTACACTTTAACAGAAAAAGCACCTAAAATAAAGACCAAATTTTACTTTTTATGCGGTGACAACGAAGATGAAGATATGGTAAAAGATATGACTAAAATGGAGCGGTTGCTGGACAAAAACCGTTGCTACTGTCTGCATCTTACACGATCAAAAATTGTGAAAGGCGGCCAGCATAATGAAAAACTCTGGCGGGATAATTTTGTGACCGCTTTTTTATGGTTGAATTAA
- a CDS encoding alpha/beta fold hydrolase, protein MLKLSLQFALLFLLVGCASSKKVKFDDYIFQTKTEKSAYINSYDKALKLWDVPYTEENIQTDFGIAHVIIAGPKNGKDLVLLHGMDASSTMWYPNIKVLAKTHRVYAIDFLMEPGKSTLTTKALSSEEIVVWYNQIFTYYKLKNFDIVAASRGGWTATLLATQKENSIDKIVLLSPAQTFKSIDKMRKTTSALLLKLFPNEKRFTKTLNAFATHPENINPAYKRQFYLANKYAKSNSNMLNMRPFSDDELKSIQNPVLVLIGDHDVINSDESLKRAQKHLVNSKTKIIKDAGHFLSTDQPKVVNEAIIDFLK, encoded by the coding sequence ATGCTAAAACTATCTCTACAATTTGCGTTATTATTTTTATTGGTCGGCTGTGCTTCTTCCAAAAAAGTAAAATTTGATGATTATATTTTTCAAACAAAAACGGAAAAGAGTGCTTACATCAACTCCTACGACAAAGCTTTAAAACTTTGGGATGTTCCGTATACGGAAGAAAATATTCAAACTGATTTTGGAATTGCTCATGTTATAATAGCCGGACCCAAAAATGGAAAAGATTTGGTTTTGCTACACGGCATGGATGCCAGTTCTACCATGTGGTATCCAAATATAAAAGTTTTAGCAAAAACACATCGTGTCTATGCCATCGACTTTCTGATGGAACCCGGCAAATCAACTTTAACAACAAAAGCACTTTCATCAGAAGAGATCGTGGTTTGGTACAATCAGATTTTCACTTATTATAAATTAAAAAACTTCGATATTGTCGCCGCTTCACGTGGGGGCTGGACGGCGACATTATTAGCTACTCAAAAAGAAAATTCAATTGACAAAATAGTTTTATTAAGTCCTGCACAAACGTTTAAATCTATTGATAAAATGAGAAAAACGACTTCTGCCTTACTGCTTAAGCTGTTCCCCAATGAAAAAAGATTCACTAAAACACTAAACGCCTTTGCTACACATCCCGAAAACATAAATCCTGCTTATAAAAGACAATTTTATCTGGCGAATAAATATGCCAAATCGAATTCAAATATGCTCAATATGCGACCTTTTTCGGATGACGAATTGAAGTCGATTCAAAATCCAGTTTTAGTTTTAATTGGAGATCATGACGTTATCAATTCTGATGAAAGTTTAAAACGTGCACAGAAACATTTAGTTAATAGCAAGACTAAAATCATCAAAGATGCCGGACATTTCTTAAGTACTGATCAGCCTAAAGTTGTAAATGAGGCTATTATTGATTTTTTGAAATAG
- the rlmF gene encoding 23S rRNA (adenine(1618)-N(6))-methyltransferase RlmF produces the protein MKAIDNSEKNNLHPRNLHRSRYDFELLITNCPELKKYVAVNVHGVETIDFSDPKAVKALNKALLQTYYDIQNWDIPSDYLCPPIPGRTDYIHYLADLLAETNNGIIPEGNSVLGLDIGTGANCIYPILGNAIYDWSFVGTDIDLKAIQNCSKIIEANPKLIDAISLQQQTESRFIFKNIVTPEDRFTFTICNPPFHASAEDANQSTVRKVSNLNPKEKKKTNPVLNFGGQNAELWCDGGEIGFVTQMIYESAKYPMQCLWFTTLVSKRDNLSSIYRTLNKVNAAAIKTIDMAQGQKTSRIIAWTFLTEEQRKNWKI, from the coding sequence ATGAAAGCAATAGACAATTCCGAAAAAAACAACTTACATCCTAGAAATCTGCATCGCTCCCGATACGATTTCGAACTTCTTATTACCAATTGTCCGGAATTAAAAAAGTACGTGGCCGTAAATGTTCACGGAGTAGAAACTATTGATTTCAGTGATCCAAAGGCTGTAAAAGCGCTTAATAAAGCATTATTACAAACCTACTACGACATTCAGAATTGGGACATTCCTTCTGATTATCTTTGTCCTCCAATTCCGGGACGTACCGATTATATTCACTATCTGGCTGATTTATTAGCAGAAACGAATAACGGAATCATTCCTGAAGGAAATTCTGTTTTAGGTCTGGATATCGGAACGGGAGCAAATTGCATCTATCCGATATTAGGGAACGCTATTTACGATTGGAGTTTTGTGGGTACCGACATTGACCTAAAAGCAATTCAAAACTGCAGTAAAATTATCGAAGCCAATCCAAAACTTATTGACGCGATAAGTTTACAGCAACAAACGGAATCCAGATTTATATTCAAAAACATCGTCACACCGGAAGATCGTTTTACATTCACCATTTGCAATCCTCCTTTTCATGCTTCTGCCGAAGATGCCAATCAAAGCACCGTTAGAAAAGTTTCAAATCTAAATCCGAAAGAAAAAAAGAAAACAAATCCTGTTTTAAACTTTGGAGGTCAAAATGCAGAATTATGGTGCGATGGCGGCGAAATAGGTTTTGTCACACAGATGATTTATGAGAGTGCCAAATATCCAATGCAGTGTTTATGGTTTACTACTTTGGTTTCTAAAAGAGACAATCTTTCCAGTATTTACAGAACTTTAAATAAGGTAAATGCTGCTGCTATAAAAACAATAGATATGGCTCAAGGCCAAAAAACAAGTCGTATTATAGCATGGACTTTTTTGACTGAGGAACAAAGGAAAAACTGGAAAATATAA
- a CDS encoding TerB family tellurite resistance protein, translating to MNTEEQKRSLLLEMIAFSTVDGQLHKRELEFLWLVAQELNIDKKEFQDLFHQETSPLAIKSEFQRIQQFYRLALIMHCDGVLHEKEASAIQQIAIEMGLNPIATKRILDLMQKAPNALIDPKVLLKVFQEQHN from the coding sequence ATGAATACCGAAGAACAAAAGAGAAGTTTACTTTTAGAAATGATTGCGTTCTCAACAGTTGATGGTCAGTTGCACAAACGCGAATTGGAGTTTTTGTGGCTGGTAGCGCAGGAATTGAATATCGATAAAAAAGAATTTCAGGATTTATTTCATCAGGAAACTTCACCGTTAGCCATAAAATCGGAGTTTCAGCGTATTCAGCAATTTTACAGGTTGGCTTTGATTATGCATTGTGATGGCGTTTTACACGAAAAGGAAGCATCAGCAATACAGCAGATCGCAATTGAGATGGGTTTGAATCCAATTGCAACAAAACGAATTTTAGATCTGATGCAAAAAGCACCAAACGCTTTGATTGATCCTAAAGTGTTGCTAAAAGTTTTTCAGGAACAACACAATTAA
- a CDS encoding DinB family protein, with translation MSIKTLQSLFERDLTKLKLEIESYQDESKIWVIDKNILNSGGNLCLHLIGNINHFIGAQIGKTDYIRNRELEFSQKDVPRTVLVQKINDTLAVVNQTLDTLDEADLETIYPLIVFEKEMTTDFFLVHLATHLAYHLGQINYHRRLLDTAK, from the coding sequence ATGTCAATCAAAACACTACAATCACTTTTTGAACGGGATCTTACTAAATTGAAACTCGAAATTGAATCGTATCAGGATGAATCTAAAATTTGGGTCATCGATAAAAACATTCTAAATTCAGGTGGAAATCTTTGTTTGCATCTTATTGGAAACATCAATCATTTTATCGGTGCACAAATTGGCAAAACCGATTACATTAGAAATCGGGAGTTAGAATTTTCGCAAAAAGACGTACCAAGAACCGTATTGGTTCAAAAAATTAACGACACCTTAGCTGTAGTAAATCAAACTCTTGACACACTCGACGAAGCTGATTTAGAAACCATTTACCCGCTAATTGTTTTTGAAAAAGAAATGACAACGGACTTTTTTCTGGTGCATCTTGCGACGCATTTAGCGTATCATCTGGGGCAAATTAATTACCACAGAAGATTGCTGGATACAGCGAAATAA
- the uvrB gene encoding excinuclease ABC subunit UvrB, with amino-acid sequence MEFQVSSDYSPKGDQPQAIQKLTQGVVDGEKYQTLLGVTGSGKTFTVANVIQEVQRPTLVLAHNKTLAAQLYSEFKQFFPDNAVEYFVSYYDYYQPEAFMPVTGVFIEKDLSINEELEKMRLSTTSSLLSGRRDILVVASVSCLYGIGNPVEFQKNVIAIEKDQVISRTKLLHSLVQSLYARTEADFTPGTFRIKGDTVEVYPSYADDAFRIHFFGDEIEEIESFDAKTSQVIEKFNKLTIYPANMFVTSPDVLQGAIWEIQQDLVKQVDYFKEIGKHLEAKRLEERTNFDLEMIRELGYCSGIENYSRYLDGRDAGTRPFCLLDYFPDDYLMVVDESHVTVSQVHAMYGGDRSRKENLVEYGFRLPAAMDNRPLKFEEFEAMQNQVIYVSATPADYELQKCDGVYVEQVIRPTGLLDPIIEIRPSLNQIDDLIEEIQVRCELDERVLVTTLTKRMAEELAKYLTKVNIRCRYIHSDVDTLERIEIMQDLRKGIFDVLIGVNLLREGLDLPEVSLVAILDADKEGFLRSHRSLTQTIGRAARNLNGKAIMYADKITASMQKTIDETNYRRTKQINFNTENNIIPQALKKKIESAFTKNPLVEYELGHTLTTAAEPNTAYMSKADLEKMIREKRKSMEKAAKDLDFLQAAKLRDDIKKLQEQLP; translated from the coding sequence ATGGAGTTTCAAGTTTCCTCAGATTATAGTCCAAAAGGCGATCAGCCGCAAGCCATTCAAAAACTCACACAAGGAGTTGTTGATGGCGAAAAATATCAAACTTTATTAGGAGTTACAGGTTCAGGAAAAACGTTTACTGTAGCCAATGTTATTCAGGAAGTGCAAAGACCTACTTTGGTTTTAGCGCATAACAAAACTTTGGCAGCCCAGTTGTATTCCGAATTCAAGCAGTTTTTCCCTGATAATGCGGTTGAATATTTCGTTTCTTATTACGACTATTACCAACCCGAAGCTTTTATGCCCGTAACCGGAGTTTTCATCGAAAAAGATTTATCTATCAATGAAGAACTGGAAAAAATGCGTTTGAGCACTACCTCTTCCCTACTTTCAGGTCGACGAGATATTTTGGTTGTGGCATCCGTTTCTTGTTTATACGGTATCGGAAATCCGGTTGAATTCCAAAAAAACGTAATTGCAATAGAAAAAGATCAGGTTATTTCCCGTACCAAATTATTGCATAGTTTGGTTCAGAGTTTATACGCCCGAACTGAAGCCGATTTTACACCCGGAACTTTCAGAATCAAAGGTGACACTGTTGAAGTTTATCCGAGTTATGCCGATGATGCTTTTAGAATTCACTTTTTCGGAGACGAAATCGAAGAAATAGAATCTTTTGATGCCAAGACTTCTCAAGTAATAGAGAAATTCAATAAACTGACGATTTATCCCGCCAACATGTTTGTGACTTCTCCGGATGTTTTACAAGGTGCTATCTGGGAAATTCAACAAGATTTAGTAAAACAAGTCGATTATTTTAAGGAAATCGGAAAACATCTGGAAGCAAAACGTTTAGAAGAACGTACCAATTTTGACTTAGAAATGATTCGGGAATTGGGTTATTGCTCCGGAATTGAGAATTACTCGCGTTACCTTGACGGAAGAGATGCCGGAACAAGACCTTTCTGCTTACTGGATTATTTTCCAGACGACTATCTGATGGTAGTGGACGAAAGTCACGTAACGGTCTCGCAAGTTCATGCCATGTACGGAGGCGACAGAAGCCGTAAAGAAAATTTGGTAGAATACGGTTTCCGTTTACCAGCTGCAATGGACAACAGACCTTTGAAATTCGAAGAATTTGAAGCCATGCAAAATCAAGTCATTTATGTTTCTGCAACTCCCGCCGATTATGAGTTACAAAAATGTGATGGTGTTTATGTAGAACAAGTTATTCGTCCGACAGGATTGTTGGATCCTATTATAGAAATTCGTCCAAGTTTGAATCAAATCGATGATTTAATCGAAGAAATTCAGGTGCGTTGTGAATTAGACGAAAGAGTTCTGGTCACTACTTTAACCAAAAGAATGGCCGAAGAATTGGCCAAATATTTAACCAAAGTGAATATTCGTTGTCGCTACATTCACTCCGATGTTGACACTTTAGAGCGAATCGAAATCATGCAGGATTTGCGAAAAGGTATTTTTGATGTTTTAATTGGAGTCAACTTACTTCGTGAAGGATTGGATTTACCTGAAGTCTCCCTGGTTGCCATCCTTGACGCTGATAAAGAAGGATTTCTGCGAAGCCACAGATCGTTGACACAAACTATTGGTCGTGCGGCAAGAAATCTAAATGGTAAAGCCATTATGTATGCGGATAAAATCACTGCCAGTATGCAAAAAACAATTGACGAAACCAACTATCGAAGAACCAAACAGATCAATTTTAATACTGAAAACAATATTATACCACAGGCCTTAAAGAAAAAAATCGAAAGTGCCTTTACTAAAAATCCGTTGGTGGAATATGAATTGGGGCATACTCTGACTACTGCAGCAGAACCTAATACGGCTTATATGTCTAAGGCTGATTTAGAAAAAATGATTCGCGAGAAACGAAAATCAATGGAAAAAGCAGCCAAAGATCTGGACTTTTTACAAGCAGCCAAATTGCGTGACGATATCAAAAAACTACAGGAACAATTGCCTTAA
- a CDS encoding thiamine diphosphokinase, with amino-acid sequence MSSHHIVRDDQEPALIIANGAACHPELLGQLLEWSPLVIVLDSAIERVIELGIKVDVLLGDFDRGFDPEIYKTTQYPIEIVHTPDQNKTDLEKAFDYLIDRKIPAANVVWATGKRADHTITNLTNIVRYRNLLKIVILDDHSKIFLLPNKFEKWYTAKTPISLIPIGVVNSIFSTNLKYPLENDTLTIGYRTGSSNSVAKDGLVTITHSDGDLLLMECMD; translated from the coding sequence ATGTCTTCACACCATATCGTACGCGACGACCAGGAACCGGCTTTAATCATTGCTAACGGAGCAGCTTGCCATCCGGAATTATTAGGACAACTGCTCGAATGGTCTCCATTGGTAATCGTCCTGGATTCTGCCATCGAAAGAGTGATTGAATTAGGCATAAAAGTCGATGTCCTTTTAGGCGATTTTGATCGTGGTTTTGATCCTGAAATTTACAAAACCACTCAATATCCGATTGAGATTGTACACACCCCCGATCAAAACAAAACCGATTTAGAAAAAGCTTTTGACTATTTAATTGATCGAAAAATCCCTGCTGCTAATGTTGTTTGGGCCACCGGAAAACGTGCCGATCATACGATAACCAACTTAACCAATATTGTTCGCTATCGAAATTTGCTTAAAATCGTCATTCTCGACGATCATTCTAAGATATTTCTGCTTCCGAATAAATTTGAAAAATGGTATACGGCCAAAACACCCATTTCATTAATTCCGATTGGAGTTGTAAATAGTATTTTCTCCACTAATCTGAAATATCCATTAGAAAACGATACACTTACAATTGGTTACAGAACCGGCAGCAGCAATTCTGTTGCAAAAGACGGGTTGGTTACGATTACACATTCCGACGGTGATTTATTGCTAATGGAATGTATGGATTAA
- a CDS encoding RidA family protein: MKHLLSILLFIWGLSAKAQTFKNPESLFDPTPYGFSHASSVKANGKLVYISGQSGGLGKEHHLSSDFREQVQIALKNLTTVLDSYHLKPENVMKVTLLIVDHSSEKLKIWEEEIRQTWKNKPFPASTLIPVTKLAIDGMLIEVDAVAFQPIK, from the coding sequence ATGAAACATTTACTTTCAATCTTATTATTTATTTGGGGCTTATCTGCTAAAGCACAAACTTTCAAAAATCCTGAATCCCTATTTGACCCAACACCTTATGGTTTCAGTCATGCCTCTTCCGTAAAAGCAAATGGCAAACTCGTTTACATTTCGGGGCAAAGTGGCGGTCTAGGCAAGGAACATCATTTGAGTTCCGATTTCAGAGAGCAAGTTCAAATTGCCTTGAAAAATCTCACAACGGTTCTGGACAGTTACCATTTAAAACCGGAAAATGTCATGAAAGTGACCCTTCTGATCGTCGATCATTCTTCAGAAAAATTAAAAATATGGGAAGAAGAAATTCGCCAAACATGGAAAAACAAACCCTTTCCTGCCAGTACCCTAATTCCCGTCACCAAACTGGCAATTGACGGAATGTTAATTGAAGTAGATGCCGTTGCTTTCCAACCAATAAAATAA
- a CDS encoding DUF3800 domain-containing protein yields MKIYIDESGDLGWTLDKPNRHGGSSKYITITGIIISANEEKYISRFINGIYKKYNLTPNIEKKGANFIPEHSSYITSQLTAKVINKSSSFKIISITVNKTNIYESLQKDKNIFYNYVLGLLLKPEIIQHNNIEIILDRRTIKVSQGESFPDYIKTEIWGQGHNINITCEFLESSKNKMIWFADWYANFIWRKHEDNESSSYEQLINFPKERFLEKKLFFELKHTKYKKV; encoded by the coding sequence ATGAAAATATACATAGATGAAAGTGGTGATTTGGGATGGACTCTTGATAAACCAAATAGACATGGAGGTTCAAGTAAGTACATTACAATTACCGGAATTATTATTTCTGCTAATGAGGAAAAATATATTTCGCGTTTCATCAATGGTATTTATAAAAAATACAACTTAACACCTAACATCGAAAAAAAAGGAGCCAATTTTATCCCTGAACACTCCTCTTATATCACTTCTCAATTAACTGCCAAAGTAATCAACAAAAGCTCTTCATTTAAAATAATTTCGATTACCGTAAATAAAACAAACATATACGAATCACTACAAAAAGATAAAAACATATTTTACAACTATGTTCTTGGATTATTATTAAAACCCGAAATTATTCAGCATAACAATATTGAAATTATATTGGATCGAAGAACTATAAAAGTCAGTCAGGGTGAAAGTTTTCCGGATTATATAAAAACAGAAATTTGGGGACAAGGCCATAATATAAATATCACATGTGAATTTTTAGAAAGCAGCAAGAATAAAATGATTTGGTTTGCAGATTGGTACGCTAATTTTATTTGGCGTAAACATGAGGATAATGAATCCAGTTCATATGAGCAATTAATAAATTTTCCCAAAGAACGATTTTTAGAGAAAAAACTCTTTTTTGAACTAAAACACACAAAGTATAAAAAAGTATAA